The following proteins are co-located in the Methanobacterium alcaliphilum genome:
- a CDS encoding DUF2089 domain-containing protein yields MKREVLGNCPICQNETKITEIYCKKCETTIKGEFELCKFCRLTKEQQYFVEVFIKNRGNIKEIEKELGISYPTVRNKLDDVIFALGHKVDKTSINQKEVLEKLSNGEISKDEALKLLNE; encoded by the coding sequence ATGAAACGTGAAGTGCTGGGAAACTGCCCAATCTGTCAAAATGAAACAAAAATCACGGAAATATACTGTAAAAAATGCGAAACAACTATAAAAGGGGAGTTTGAGTTATGCAAATTTTGCAGATTAACTAAAGAACAGCAATATTTTGTTGAAGTTTTTATTAAAAACAGGGGCAACATCAAAGAAATTGAAAAAGAATTAGGAATATCTTATCCCACAGTAAGGAATAAACTGGATGACGTGATTTTTGCTTTGGGACATAAAGTTGATAAAACATCCATTAACCAAAAAGAGGTTTTAGAAAAACTCAGCAATGGAGAAATTAGTAAGGACGAAGCTTTAAAACTGCTTAATGAATGA
- the albA gene encoding DNA-binding protein Alba, translated as MSEENVVYIGNKPVMNYVLAVVTQMNGGTTDVVLKARGRAISRAVDVAEIVRNRFIPDIDVNNIDISTEEIIGNEGTATNVSAIEILLRKD; from the coding sequence ATGTCAGAGGAAAATGTTGTATACATTGGAAACAAGCCCGTAATGAACTATGTTTTAGCTGTAGTGACTCAAATGAACGGTGGAACTACTGATGTGGTTTTAAAAGCCAGAGGCAGAGCCATAAGCCGAGCAGTTGATGTTGCAGAAATTGTTAGAAACCGGTTCATCCCAGACATTGACGTAAATAATATTGACATTAGTACTGAGGAAATCATAGGTAACGAGGGAACAGCAACAAACGTTTCAGCAATTGAAATACTTCTTCGAAAAGATTAG
- a CDS encoding SHOCT-like domain-containing protein: MNKNVSEERMQILEMVEEGKITAEEGMELLSALEKSDDEIIPKSGAKWLKVRVRTMDDKPKVNINIPISLVDVGLKLAKTYDPKLKESGLDQINIEEIIDAVKNGAEGKIVDVEDEENKTKIKVYVE; the protein is encoded by the coding sequence ATGAATAAAAATGTGTCTGAAGAAAGAATGCAAATTTTAGAAATGGTTGAAGAAGGAAAAATTACTGCAGAGGAAGGCATGGAATTGCTTAGCGCTCTAGAAAAAAGTGATGACGAAATTATACCTAAAAGTGGTGCGAAATGGTTAAAGGTTCGAGTTAGAACCATGGATGATAAGCCTAAAGTAAATATTAACATCCCTATTTCACTAGTAGATGTGGGATTAAAACTTGCAAAAACCTACGATCCTAAATTAAAGGAATCAGGCCTTGATCAAATCAATATAGAAGAAATTATCGACGCTGTGAAAAATGGAGCAGAAGGTAAGATTGTTGATGTGGAAGATGAAGAGAATAAAACGAAAATTAAGGTCTATGTAGAATAA
- a CDS encoding ATP-binding cassette domain-containing protein: protein MKYAIETFDLTKKYGDFRAVDELNMKIPNKSIFGFLGPNGAGKTTTIKMLTCLISPTSGTANVAGYDVKKKPNEVRTKIGMVPQLVSLYGDLTARENAELCADFYGMPRDLKEKRIDELMELVDIKYAADKQVSQMSGGQKQKVSVVASLVHQPDILFLDEPTIGLDPTTKRVLWDLISELNEKGHTIILCSHDMYEVELLCDNVGIINQGVLAAYDTPQGLKDTMIKQEESEKKAKIGTIIDKIGQENPVGKENTFNDLKTAVAELERQEDSSKQMSIMVSNLDENLVTEITKLPVVFEITQHHSGRIIMQMDENCKTAVNDVIWTIMQNNGNITSISTKDPSLEDVFMKVTAKEKNKTEEE, encoded by the coding sequence ATGAAATATGCAATAGAAACATTTGATCTCACCAAAAAATATGGTGATTTCCGGGCAGTGGATGAACTAAATATGAAAATTCCAAACAAAAGCATTTTTGGTTTTTTAGGCCCCAATGGTGCTGGAAAAACAACCACTATAAAAATGCTCACTTGCCTAATATCCCCCACATCAGGAACTGCTAATGTGGCAGGATATGATGTGAAAAAAAAGCCAAATGAAGTAAGAACTAAAATTGGAATGGTTCCCCAATTAGTAAGCCTTTATGGTGATTTAACTGCTAGAGAAAACGCAGAATTATGTGCAGACTTTTATGGTATGCCTCGTGACTTAAAAGAAAAAAGAATTGATGAATTAATGGAACTGGTTGATATTAAATATGCTGCAGACAAACAAGTAAGCCAAATGTCCGGAGGACAAAAGCAAAAAGTTTCTGTAGTAGCTAGTCTTGTTCATCAGCCAGATATACTGTTTTTAGACGAACCTACTATTGGTCTTGACCCCACAACAAAAAGAGTGCTCTGGGATTTAATAAGTGAACTGAATGAAAAGGGCCATACCATCATTTTATGTTCTCACGACATGTATGAGGTCGAACTACTATGTGATAATGTAGGAATAATTAATCAAGGAGTCTTAGCAGCATATGATACTCCTCAAGGCCTCAAAGACACCATGATAAAACAGGAAGAATCCGAGAAAAAAGCAAAAATAGGGACAATTATTGATAAAATAGGGCAGGAAAATCCAGTGGGAAAAGAAAACACTTTCAATGACCTAAAAACTGCAGTTGCAGAGTTAGAACGCCAGGAGGATAGTTCTAAACAGATGAGTATAATGGTCAGCAATCTGGACGAAAATCTAGTTACTGAAATAACAAAGCTGCCTGTTGTATTCGAGATTACCCAACATCATTCCGGTAGGATAATAATGCAAATGGATGAAAACTGCAAAACAGCAGTTAATGATGTTATCTGGACTATCATGCAAAATAATGGAAATATCACTTCTATTTCAACCAAAGATCCCTCTTTAGAAGATGTTTTTATGAAAGTTACGGCTAAAGAAAAAAATAAGACGGAGGAAGAATAA
- a CDS encoding response regulator, producing MSRAKIMVVEDEMITAEDMKDGLEELGYNVIAVVSTGEEAVKLAEEMSPDLVLMDIMLAGKMDGIEAAENIRGRFGIPVIYLTAYSDENTVARAKITEPSGYIIKGGVDYLNKPFEEGELHTAIEITLYKHKMELRLRENQRWLAAVLKNISEALIVTGSNRQIKFMNYMAEEITGWLQEDALGNDLIEVLNPLSGQLALLKMDDVSMARKVELSKEIIRDKENNRITIHGSMSPIKNEKGDVEGWVIVFRQ from the coding sequence ATGTCTCGCGCAAAAATAATGGTCGTTGAAGATGAAATGATAACTGCAGAAGATATGAAGGATGGGCTGGAGGAATTAGGTTACAATGTAATTGCAGTTGTTTCAACTGGTGAAGAAGCGGTTAAATTAGCAGAAGAGATGTCTCCAGATTTGGTGCTTATGGACATTATGCTTGCTGGTAAGATGGATGGTATAGAAGCAGCAGAAAATATCAGGGGCCGTTTTGGAATACCGGTAATATATCTTACTGCATATTCTGATGAAAATACAGTGGCCCGTGCTAAGATAACTGAACCCTCAGGATATATCATTAAAGGCGGGGTTGACTATTTAAATAAGCCATTTGAAGAAGGGGAATTACATACTGCTATTGAAATTACTCTATACAAACATAAAATGGAATTAAGACTGCGTGAAAATCAGAGGTGGTTAGCCGCTGTTCTTAAAAATATTTCTGAGGCATTAATTGTGACGGGATCAAATCGCCAGATAAAATTCATGAATTACATGGCCGAAGAAATCACTGGATGGCTACAAGAAGATGCATTGGGAAATGACTTGATAGAAGTTTTAAATCCATTAAGTGGTCAACTAGCACTTCTAAAGATGGATGATGTTTCAATGGCTCGGAAAGTCGAACTTTCCAAGGAAATAATTAGAGATAAAGAGAACAATAGAATCACAATTCATGGTTCCATGTCCCCAATAAAAAACGAAAAAGGCGACGTGGAAGGATGGGTGATTGTATTTCGACAATGA
- a CDS encoding nitrogenase component 1, whose protein sequence is MEPVHTCKLFGAIRAILGIKNALPIIHGPAGCSYHIRYLLGLRSGSNLQLCSTELTQEDVVFGAEEKLSHTILEADNLYSPDLIVVLSSCSTSLIGENIFRVAKECKPKIKSEIIAISAGGFEGDQTDGYIEVMMALIEWSISKIKLDNSNEESLNSLKNNYLAADRFKKRIPAVNETNKPHILESDTQLRKNKIFPHRNKFLNLIGIFRGGFDLFNLKKTLKRMGVTLNCVLTAGSTLEDLKRIHRANLNYSLCDISGIEPSLLLKERFSTEFMHYPFPLGFSNSYNFFKNIIDFLEIEYSLENEKNEYYGVMKNYKDKLAGYKVAIIAGPTRGTALMDFTIELGMKPVLISLDLLGSYTMENLNKIIVDCDVSPGDKPEILQKPDLMQIRDLINHSKPDLIVGGMGELGLSNEFEIPLLDVMHAQEITMGWEGAVKTAENIYDVLDSGQK, encoded by the coding sequence ATGGAACCCGTGCATACATGCAAATTATTTGGAGCAATACGAGCCATATTGGGTATTAAAAATGCTTTACCTATAATCCATGGTCCTGCAGGGTGTTCATACCATATTCGTTATTTATTGGGTCTTAGAAGCGGATCAAATCTTCAGCTATGCTCTACTGAACTTACTCAAGAAGATGTTGTTTTTGGTGCGGAAGAAAAACTTTCCCATACTATTTTGGAAGCAGATAATCTATACTCACCTGATTTAATTGTTGTTTTGAGTTCATGTTCTACCAGCCTTATTGGAGAAAATATTTTTAGAGTTGCTAAAGAATGCAAACCTAAAATAAAATCTGAAATTATTGCTATTAGTGCTGGGGGATTTGAAGGCGATCAAACTGATGGCTATATTGAAGTTATGATGGCTTTAATTGAATGGAGCATTTCAAAAATAAAATTGGATAATTCAAATGAGGAATCCCTTAACTCATTAAAAAATAATTATTTAGCAGCTGATCGTTTTAAGAAAAGAATTCCAGCAGTTAATGAAACCAATAAACCTCATATTTTAGAATCAGATACACAATTGAGAAAAAATAAAATATTTCCTCATAGAAATAAATTTTTAAATTTAATCGGAATATTTAGGGGTGGATTTGATTTATTTAATCTTAAAAAGACATTGAAACGCATGGGTGTCACATTAAACTGTGTTTTAACCGCTGGAAGTACTTTAGAAGATTTAAAAAGAATTCATCGTGCAAATTTAAATTATTCTTTGTGTGACATCTCGGGCATAGAACCATCTTTATTATTAAAAGAAAGATTTTCAACAGAATTTATGCATTATCCTTTTCCTTTAGGATTTTCCAATTCATATAACTTTTTTAAAAATATAATTGATTTTTTAGAGATAGAATACTCCTTGGAAAATGAAAAGAATGAATATTATGGAGTTATGAAAAACTATAAAGATAAATTGGCTGGTTATAAAGTGGCCATTATAGCGGGACCTACTCGGGGAACTGCTTTAATGGATTTCACTATTGAACTGGGCATGAAACCTGTTTTAATATCTTTGGATTTGTTGGGGAGCTACACTATGGAAAATCTAAACAAAATTATTGTAGATTGTGATGTATCTCCTGGTGACAAACCGGAAATTCTTCAAAAACCAGATTTAATGCAAATTAGAGATTTAATTAACCATAGCAAACCCGATTTAATAGTGGGTGGTATGGGCGAATTGGGATTGTCCAATGAATTTGAAATTCCTCTTCTGGATGTAATGCATGCTCAAGAGATTACTATGGGCTGGGAAGGGGCAGTTAAGACAGCAGAAAACATATATGATGTCTTGGATTCCGGCCAAAAATAA
- a CDS encoding PadR family transcriptional regulator, whose product MKEEKIASKNENEVDNQISIKNEKMCLDLYDEKIIKGFMRGFGKTVILWMIYKEKTHGYEIMNKLNDFYNLKNVHEKIKPPGPSLVYPILHDLEKKGLIEGTWERQGKRKVKYYEITPKGEATVLKIKYIVEEHIAKIWENFWSEIPAEDEK is encoded by the coding sequence TTGAAAGAGGAAAAAATAGCCTCAAAAAATGAAAATGAAGTTGATAATCAAATATCTATTAAAAATGAAAAGATGTGCTTGGACCTATATGATGAAAAAATAATCAAAGGATTTATGAGAGGATTTGGAAAAACTGTAATTCTTTGGATGATCTACAAAGAAAAGACACATGGTTATGAAATAATGAATAAACTCAATGATTTTTATAACCTCAAAAATGTGCATGAAAAAATTAAACCACCTGGACCGAGCTTAGTTTACCCCATACTCCATGATTTAGAAAAAAAAGGACTTATTGAAGGTACCTGGGAACGTCAAGGAAAAAGAAAAGTCAAATATTATGAAATCACTCCCAAAGGCGAAGCAACTGTACTTAAAATAAAATACATTGTAGAAGAGCATATTGCAAAAATTTGGGAAAATTTCTGGTCTGAAATCCCAGCGGAAGATGAAAAATAA
- a CDS encoding PQQ-binding-like beta-propeller repeat protein, whose protein sequence is MFKKKNIIIGLVMMCILISPVSAVDWQMFHENIENTGFLKEDADFTSQTWYFQTGASIQSSAALFNKMMYIGSTNGNIYAINLEDGTKLWDYDTDGAIIASPIVKNDTLYVGSKDGYLYAMDSKNGDVEWKFKSGNSIESTAAALNNTVYVGSNDGRVYALDTDDGEKKWEFDTGNAVKSSPVIVNGTLYVGSINGKLFALDADNGDEIWSYTAGDAIYSSPAYYNGSVYVGSNDGNIYSVNRDDGSLNWKYSLGNKVRSSPTLDKNENSLFIGSDEGNMTCLDTRDGTLKWSYKTGGAVKSTAALFDNKIAFGSDDGTLYVLNKYSGKEEWTYSPGYFLFNSPISSSPVVYGETIYMASGDGYVYSLNSSKEQGPTSIFTYYTAGIVILVIIALIAIRTIMKRRKKNE, encoded by the coding sequence ATGTTTAAAAAGAAAAACATTATTATTGGACTTGTTATGATGTGCATCTTAATAAGTCCTGTTTCAGCTGTCGATTGGCAGATGTTTCATGAAAATATAGAAAATACTGGATTTTTAAAAGAAGATGCGGATTTTACGTCCCAAACATGGTACTTCCAAACTGGTGCTTCGATTCAATCATCCGCAGCTTTATTTAATAAAATGATGTACATAGGATCTACTAATGGAAATATTTATGCAATTAATTTAGAAGATGGAACTAAATTATGGGATTATGATACTGATGGGGCCATTATAGCTTCACCAATAGTGAAAAACGATACTTTATATGTAGGATCTAAAGATGGTTATTTATATGCAATGGACTCAAAAAATGGAGATGTTGAATGGAAATTCAAAAGCGGAAACTCCATTGAATCGACTGCTGCTGCTTTAAATAATACAGTATATGTAGGATCCAATGATGGACGAGTATATGCTTTAGATACAGATGATGGTGAGAAAAAATGGGAGTTTGACACAGGAAATGCAGTTAAATCATCCCCAGTTATTGTAAACGGTACATTATATGTAGGATCAATTAATGGAAAGTTATTTGCTTTAGATGCAGATAATGGAGATGAAATTTGGAGTTATACTGCAGGAGATGCCATTTATTCCTCACCAGCATATTATAATGGTTCTGTGTATGTTGGATCAAATGATGGAAATATTTACTCGGTAAACCGTGACGATGGATCTTTAAACTGGAAATATAGCCTTGGAAATAAAGTAAGATCTTCTCCTACCCTCGACAAAAATGAAAATAGTTTATTTATTGGATCTGATGAAGGAAATATGACCTGTCTTGATACTCGGGATGGAACACTTAAATGGTCTTATAAAACAGGAGGAGCTGTTAAATCAACTGCCGCATTATTTGATAATAAAATTGCATTTGGTTCAGATGACGGCACACTTTATGTCCTGAACAAATACAGTGGTAAAGAAGAATGGACTTATTCTCCCGGGTACTTCCTTTTCAATTCACCAATAAGTTCTTCCCCTGTTGTTTATGGCGAAACAATTTACATGGCCAGCGGCGACGGTTATGTTTATTCTCTAAACAGTTCTAAGGAACAGGGACCTACTTCCATATTTACCTACTATACTGCAGGAATAGTAATATTAGTCATAATAGCCCTTATCGCTATTAGAACCATTATGAAACGACGCAAAAAGAATGAATGA
- a CDS encoding PAS domain S-box protein: MNLRKKTLVMIGATLLALVLILFASSEALLMNGLGNLEKQNIAHDVKRAENAINQEIYSLNGLNEDWASWDDTYNFLKDNNTKFIASNLGNSTFKSLKLDLILFLDSEGNLFYVRAIDSNGTLTSIVPSGMDNYISNSSSLVIKNTSTSVKGLINLDNGPMMISAQPILTSNGKGPSRGTLIMGRYMDEEGIGIISNITQISLKGAGLKNMANASDDFKTAKTFFNDDNPIVIQNLNSDSIAGYVILQDIEGNPAMLLRVNESRSLYNEGQNSIFYFILMLMIAGVVMGLSILFYLDKAILSKLFVLTNNVKIIGKSKNFSGRIPVNGDGDELSQFAQSINVMLEKLEKSHIILAKSEERFRQLAENIEEVFWIFDVNKGNFLYLSPAYEKIWGHNVESVCKNPKKWIEYVHPDDKSIIKNFFPFPHNSKGDTTVEYRIITSDNEIKWIRSHFSVITDDRGEVNRLVGISEEITERKKHERELENTKNRLDFLISATPAVIYTVDNNPPYKTNFISENVEKVLGYDIEKFLADPYFWTKKIHPDDLHQAELDMELLVEKGHHTYEYRIKKSDGTYIWLRDDANVVKDEEGKAVEIAGYWIDITKRKKAEKALAKSESIYRTIFENTGTATAMIKKDMTISLINTEFEKLSGYTKNEIEGRLKYTDMIFEKESEKVDECHRQNMEYPDLNPCNYETILRDHSGDLKNIMVTIALIPEMEYTLASIIDVTEHKKADNKIRSSLKEKEILLRELHHRVKNNLQVISSLLSLQSRYIDDEEVLNLFKDSQNRVKSMTLVHEKLYQSQNLSEVDLKVYVKELAGVIFRSYGVSTSKVTLDLDIEQSVELNTAIPLGLIITELLTNSLKYAFPSKESGEIKISFHENDSGKYVLKVADNGVGLPEGLDVMKSKSLGLRLVRTLANQLGGDIEIGNPPGANFKIIF, translated from the coding sequence ATGAATCTTCGTAAAAAAACTTTGGTTATGATTGGGGCTACTTTACTAGCTTTAGTTTTAATTCTTTTTGCAAGTTCTGAAGCTTTATTGATGAATGGTTTAGGCAATCTTGAAAAACAAAATATTGCTCATGATGTCAAAAGGGCTGAAAATGCGATTAATCAGGAGATATACTCACTAAACGGATTAAATGAAGATTGGGCATCATGGGATGATACTTATAATTTTTTAAAAGATAACAATACTAAATTTATAGCAAGTAATCTGGGAAATAGTACTTTTAAAAGTTTAAAATTGGATTTAATATTATTTTTGGATTCGGAAGGTAACTTGTTCTATGTAAGGGCCATAGATTCTAATGGGACACTTACTAGCATAGTTCCTTCGGGAATGGATAATTATATTTCTAACTCAAGTTCGCTGGTAATAAAAAATACTTCAACTTCGGTTAAAGGATTAATTAATTTAGATAATGGTCCTATGATGATTTCTGCTCAACCAATACTTACCAGCAATGGCAAAGGCCCTTCAAGAGGAACCTTAATAATGGGTCGGTATATGGATGAAGAAGGCATTGGAATCATTTCAAATATAACTCAAATTTCTTTAAAAGGAGCGGGTTTAAAAAATATGGCTAATGCCAGTGATGATTTCAAAACAGCTAAAACTTTTTTTAATGACGATAATCCTATTGTAATACAAAATTTGAATTCGGATTCTATTGCAGGATATGTAATATTGCAGGATATTGAGGGAAATCCGGCTATGTTATTGCGCGTAAACGAATCCCGATCTCTATATAATGAAGGACAAAATAGTATTTTTTATTTTATTTTAATGCTGATGATTGCAGGAGTAGTAATGGGATTATCCATATTATTTTATCTAGATAAAGCAATATTGTCCAAGTTATTTGTTTTAACTAATAATGTAAAAATAATAGGGAAAAGTAAGAATTTTTCAGGAAGAATACCGGTAAATGGGGATGGAGATGAACTTTCTCAGTTTGCCCAGTCTATAAATGTAATGCTGGAAAAACTTGAAAAATCACATATAATTTTGGCTAAAAGCGAAGAAAGGTTTAGACAACTAGCTGAAAATATAGAAGAAGTATTCTGGATTTTTGATGTTAATAAAGGCAATTTTTTATATTTAAGTCCTGCTTATGAGAAAATATGGGGACATAATGTTGAAAGTGTATGTAAAAATCCCAAAAAATGGATTGAATATGTTCATCCTGATGATAAATCTATTATAAAAAATTTTTTTCCATTTCCGCATAATAGTAAAGGGGATACCACAGTTGAATATAGAATAATCACTTCTGATAATGAAATAAAATGGATCAGATCTCACTTCTCGGTCATAACCGATGATCGTGGCGAAGTGAATCGATTAGTTGGTATTTCAGAGGAAATAACTGAAAGAAAAAAACATGAAAGAGAATTAGAGAATACTAAAAACCGGCTTGATTTTTTAATTTCGGCCACTCCCGCAGTCATATATACGGTGGATAATAATCCTCCCTATAAAACTAATTTTATCAGTGAAAATGTGGAAAAAGTACTGGGATATGATATTGAAAAATTCTTAGCGGATCCCTATTTCTGGACCAAAAAGATCCATCCTGATGATCTCCACCAAGCAGAGTTGGATATGGAATTGCTTGTAGAAAAAGGACACCATACTTATGAATACCGTATAAAAAAATCAGATGGAACTTATATCTGGTTGAGGGATGATGCAAATGTGGTTAAAGATGAAGAAGGCAAAGCTGTAGAGATTGCAGGTTATTGGATAGATATTACCAAACGTAAAAAAGCAGAAAAAGCCTTAGCTAAATCAGAAAGCATATATCGTACTATTTTTGAGAATACCGGCACCGCAACAGCAATGATTAAAAAAGACATGACTATTTCACTGATAAATACAGAATTTGAAAAATTATCGGGATACACTAAAAATGAAATTGAGGGAAGATTGAAGTACACTGACATGATTTTTGAAAAAGAATCAGAAAAAGTCGATGAGTGTCATCGCCAAAATATGGAATATCCTGATTTAAATCCCTGCAACTATGAAACTATACTGCGTGACCATAGCGGGGACCTTAAAAATATAATGGTTACTATTGCTTTAATTCCTGAAATGGAATATACTTTAGCTTCAATTATTGATGTCACAGAACATAAAAAAGCAGATAATAAAATAAGATCATCATTAAAAGAAAAAGAGATACTACTGCGTGAATTACATCACCGGGTAAAAAATAATCTCCAGGTAATATCCAGTTTGCTTTCTCTCCAATCCCGATATATAGACGATGAAGAAGTTTTAAATCTATTTAAAGATAGTCAAAATCGTGTTAAATCCATGACTCTTGTTCATGAAAAACTTTATCAATCACAGAATTTGTCGGAAGTGGATTTAAAGGTATATGTTAAAGAATTAGCAGGAGTGATATTCCGCTCTTATGGTGTTTCTACTTCCAAAGTGACATTAGATTTAGACATAGAACAGTCTGTAGAATTGAATACAGCTATTCCATTAGGATTAATAATCACCGAACTGCTTACAAACTCTTTAAAATATGCTTTCCCCTCAAAAGAATCTGGCGAAATAAAAATATCTTTTCATGAAAATGACTCGGGAAAATATGTTTTAAAGGTAGCAGATAATGGTGTGGGACTTCCTGAGGGCTTAGATGTAATGAAATCTAAATCATTAGGACTAAGGTTAGTTCGAACATTAGCTAATCAACTTGGCGGGGATATTGAAATCGGAAATCCTCCTGGGGCAAATTTCAAGATCATCTTTTAA
- a CDS encoding ABC transporter permease: MMETKKVVWMLKKDLMVLWRHKPRLISLMLFPIIMITLFGYGMGGSLENIPVVVVDQSHGSLTNHTLNEIKNMSLYEVKGIISDPDKGKSMVESGQVKAAIILPSNYDNLTSNQAQSVVLYVDSSDQMASQAIIPATQSLFSRISAEVGIEKMQNSGSGQLQSSSSNQSNVQVNSTQSAASQPQSVANSFQSLVNTINFQIDKIYGDIQYIDFLVPAVLAMTIMFSCMFGMGESIAGERERGELARLFMTPTSVSTVVGGKIISKLIIETVRAMILIVAAILLFGIIIKGSMALTLLLLVLSALCFVGFGIMISARVGTQEDYMQMVMPFTMPMMFVSGVFYPLETMPWIFQKIAYIVPLTYANDALRAVMLKGASIGDVWLDIAVLAGFTLLFFALGVTKFNRDI; this comes from the coding sequence ATAATGGAGACCAAAAAGGTCGTTTGGATGCTCAAAAAAGACCTAATGGTTCTTTGGAGACATAAACCGCGCCTTATATCTTTAATGTTGTTTCCCATAATTATGATAACTCTTTTTGGTTATGGGATGGGTGGAAGTCTTGAAAATATACCCGTTGTAGTGGTTGATCAAAGTCATGGATCTCTTACTAACCACACTTTGAATGAAATTAAAAATATGAGTCTTTATGAAGTAAAAGGAATTATAAGTGATCCCGATAAAGGTAAATCGATGGTTGAATCTGGTCAGGTGAAAGCCGCCATTATATTACCCTCAAATTATGATAATTTAACAAGTAATCAGGCTCAGAGTGTTGTGCTTTATGTAGACTCTTCAGATCAAATGGCGAGTCAGGCAATTATTCCAGCCACCCAATCATTATTTAGTCGTATTTCTGCCGAAGTAGGTATTGAAAAAATGCAAAATAGTGGTTCTGGGCAATTACAAAGTTCTTCAAGTAATCAATCCAATGTTCAGGTGAATTCAACACAATCTGCTGCATCACAGCCACAGAGTGTTGCAAATAGTTTCCAGAGTTTGGTGAACACTATTAACTTCCAGATAGACAAAATATATGGAGACATCCAATATATTGACTTCCTGGTGCCTGCTGTTCTGGCAATGACTATAATGTTCTCCTGCATGTTTGGTATGGGAGAATCTATTGCTGGTGAGAGAGAAAGAGGAGAATTAGCCAGGTTATTCATGACCCCCACCAGTGTTTCCACAGTCGTTGGAGGCAAAATTATTTCGAAATTGATTATTGAAACTGTCAGGGCCATGATTTTAATTGTAGCAGCCATACTTCTATTCGGCATAATCATAAAGGGAAGTATGGCACTTACATTGTTACTACTGGTGCTTTCCGCATTATGTTTTGTAGGATTCGGGATAATGATCTCTGCTCGCGTGGGCACACAGGAAGACTATATGCAAATGGTGATGCCATTTACCATGCCCATGATGTTTGTTTCAGGAGTATTTTACCCCCTAGAAACTATGCCCTGGATATTCCAAAAAATTGCTTACATCGTGCCCTTAACTTATGCTAATGATGCATTAAGAGCCGTGATGTTAAAAGGAGCTAGTATTGGAGATGTGTGGTTAGATATAGCTGTTTTAGCAGGTTTTACCCTGTTATTCTTCGCATTAGGTGTTACTAAATTCAACAGAGACATATAA